The Christiangramia forsetii KT0803 DNA segment AAACTACCAGCATCTGCAATAAATGGTGCTATGAACATTGCCGCTATCGCCAGAAAAATCCCGAACATTTTACCATATTTTACAATGGTCTTTTCGTTTGCATCCTTATTTATATGCTGCTTGTAAATATCTATTCCGAATAAAGTAACAGAACTATTTAAAACACTATTGAATGAACTCAGGATCGCTCCAAAAATTACCGCTGCAAAAAAACCTATCAGGTATCCAGGAAGCACCCTATTAACCAGTAATGGGTAAGCTTCATCCCCGTTTTCCAGATCGGCGCCGAAAATATGAAATGCAATAATACCTGGTAGCACTACGATAAGTGGCCCTAAAATTTTAATGAAAGATGCAAGCATTAATCCTTTTTGACCTTCCTTTAAATTCTTAGCTGCGAGTGCCCTTTGTATGATTTGCTGATTTGTACCCCAGTAGAATAACTGTACAAGCATCATTCCTGTAAATAAAGTATGAAAAGGTACGGGGCTGGTCTCGTCTCCCATAGACTGGAATTTCTCAGGATTAGATTCCATCAGCGTTGTGACACCTTCAAAAAATGCTCCATCACCAATAATGATCAAACCGAAAACCGGGACTAAAATTCCCCCGATCAATAATCCAATAGCATTAATACTATCAGAAACTGCTACGGCTTTTAAGCCTCCAAATACAGCGTAAATAGATCCTATAATACCTATACCCCAAACACAAATTTTAATGGCTGCATCATCAGAAACGCCTAATAAGGTAGGAACGTCAAACATCCCACTTATGGCTACAGATCCTGAATAAAGAATAATTGGCAAAAGAACCACTACATAACCTGTAAGAAATAATGCTGATGTCAATGTTTTAGTAGTCACATCATATCGTTCTGCCAGGAATTGAGGCACCGTGGTGAGGCCTCCTTTTAGATATCTTGGTAAAAGAAAAATGGCTGTAACAACAATTGCTATTGCCGCCAAGGTTTCCCATGCCATAACTGAAAGTCCGTTGGCATAAGAGCTCCCATTTAATCCTACAATTTGCTCTGTAGATAGATTGGTAAGTAATAAGGAACCCGCAATTACCCCTGCAGTTAAACTT contains these protein-coding regions:
- a CDS encoding solute:sodium symporter family transporter, with the translated sequence MIGILSFVGFTALVAIIAYFATRKTDESTSDGYFLGGRSLTAGVIAGSLLLTNLSTEQIVGLNGSSYANGLSVMAWETLAAIAIVVTAIFLLPRYLKGGLTTVPQFLAERYDVTTKTLTSALFLTGYVVVLLPIILYSGSVAISGMFDVPTLLGVSDDAAIKICVWGIGIIGSIYAVFGGLKAVAVSDSINAIGLLIGGILVPVFGLIIIGDGAFFEGVTTLMESNPEKFQSMGDETSPVPFHTLFTGMMLVQLFYWGTNQQIIQRALAAKNLKEGQKGLMLASFIKILGPLIVVLPGIIAFHIFGADLENGDEAYPLLVNRVLPGYLIGFFAAVIFGAILSSFNSVLNSSVTLFGIDIYKQHINKDANEKTIVKYGKMFGIFLAIAAMFIAPFIADAGSLFEYLQEVNGIYSIPILTIIVVGYLTKYVPAIAAKIGLISGSLLYIISQFGLKPYLISNALEHANASGITDVAELAAIEASAYPHFLDVMAILFALNVVIMLVIGKIWPRETPYLQEHTKQVDITPWRFVKPVGIAIVVIVIGVYAYFA